In the genome of Phycisphaerae bacterium, one region contains:
- a CDS encoding S8 family serine peptidase has translation MTEGQVRLGAAFPPPRATFLHRRSQLGTPVAGTAGAATNNSVGISGVAWNCMIMPLRVSSPGGIVSWSNLATALSWAADHRARVANISFAFGASPTVSSAAQYFQSHGGVVTVSAGNYSTVHINPDNPYLLVVSATDSGDKLTTWNDTGSDIDLAAPGVSIPSTWNGGGYGSRSGSSMSVPIVAGVAALAISANPSLTASQVQDRLGAFSATVKQSADDLGPAGGDPSYGWGRINAGRAVALAAETRSPPPGTTPPTVSSPGGIRGVGPNTPTGCDAERPLLHQ, from the coding sequence ATGACAGAAGGACAAGTTCGGCTCGGCGCGGCGTTTCCCCCGCCCCGCGCTACGTTTTTGCACCGCCGTTCACAACTCGGGACGCCAGTCGCCGGGACGGCCGGCGCCGCCACCAACAACAGCGTCGGCATTTCCGGCGTCGCCTGGAATTGCATGATCATGCCGCTGCGGGTCAGCAGTCCTGGTGGCATCGTTTCTTGGTCGAACCTCGCCACTGCGCTGTCCTGGGCCGCCGACCATCGGGCGAGAGTGGCCAACATCAGCTTCGCCTTCGGTGCCAGTCCGACGGTAAGCAGCGCCGCGCAATACTTCCAGAGCCATGGCGGCGTAGTGACCGTCTCGGCCGGCAATTACAGCACGGTCCACATCAATCCCGACAACCCTTACCTGTTGGTCGTCAGTGCGACGGATTCTGGTGACAAACTTACTACCTGGAACGACACCGGCAGCGACATCGATTTGGCGGCCCCCGGCGTCAGTATTCCTAGCACTTGGAACGGCGGCGGCTACGGATCGAGGAGCGGATCCTCCATGTCCGTCCCGATCGTCGCGGGGGTTGCGGCACTGGCGATTTCGGCCAATCCAAGCCTCACGGCCTCCCAGGTGCAGGACCGGCTCGGCGCTTTCTCAGCGACGGTCAAGCAATCGGCCGACGATCTTGGACCCGCCGGCGGGGACCCCAGCTACGGCTGGGGCCGCATCAACGCCGGCCGGGCCGTCGCATTGGCCGCGGAAACCAGATCGCCGCCGCCCGGTACCACGCCGCCGACCGTCAGCAGTCCAGGTGGAATTCGCGGAGTTGGACCAAATACGCCCACGGGCTGCGACGCCGAACGACCCCTTCTACATCAATGA
- a CDS encoding alpha/beta hydrolase: protein MVAEQNATTSDPNSGSWSKYVTTREGLLMQIYLAPRTLKGTQKPDGETQALFAVQPNRKALLFIHGFSGEAITTWSDFHTILPECPKCSGYDLFFYGYDGLRAQMNASAAIFRSFVDRLLGQTQEFLAANLPPSAQRPTSFEYDELVIVAHSLGAVIARRALLDGTRGKLKWVSRTKLVLYAPAHMGARVADLALEAASSFKFLRFFGIGARFVSPLIDELKPDSRALKSLLEDTATATKGGANPHLIAKKVVIAQYEKIVENGTFGDDPPPDAIPGTTHTSVCKPRKDFLDPLTLLEACL, encoded by the coding sequence TTGGTCGCCGAGCAGAATGCAACCACCTCTGACCCGAATAGTGGTAGCTGGTCCAAGTACGTAACCACCCGAGAGGGCTTACTCATGCAAATCTACCTCGCGCCTCGGACCTTGAAAGGCACACAAAAGCCTGATGGTGAAACGCAGGCCCTGTTTGCTGTGCAACCCAACCGCAAGGCCTTGCTCTTTATCCACGGTTTCAGCGGCGAGGCGATCACTACTTGGTCGGATTTTCACACCATTCTCCCCGAGTGTCCAAAATGCTCAGGATACGACTTGTTTTTCTACGGATATGACGGTCTGCGAGCCCAAATGAACGCCAGCGCGGCGATCTTTCGAAGCTTCGTCGATCGATTACTGGGCCAGACCCAAGAGTTCCTCGCCGCAAACCTTCCGCCGTCTGCCCAGCGGCCTACGTCATTTGAGTACGATGAATTAGTGATTGTCGCGCACTCGCTTGGTGCGGTCATCGCTCGTCGGGCGCTTCTCGATGGCACCAGAGGCAAGTTGAAATGGGTGTCAAGAACGAAACTCGTGCTATATGCGCCGGCACACATGGGGGCCAGGGTCGCCGACCTGGCCTTGGAGGCCGCAAGTTCCTTCAAGTTCTTGAGATTCTTTGGGATCGGTGCCCGCTTCGTGTCACCCTTGATTGACGAATTGAAACCGGATTCAAGAGCGCTGAAATCGTTGCTTGAGGATACCGCCACAGCGACGAAGGGCGGGGCCAACCCTCACCTGATAGCCAAAAAAGTAGTTATCGCCCAATACGAAAAGATTGTCGAGAACGGCACCTTCGGTGACGATCCACCGCCCGACGCGATCCCCGGTACTACGCATACAAGTGTGTGCAAGCCACGAAAGGACTTTCTCGATCCGCTAACCCTCCTGGAGGCCTGTCTATGA
- a CDS encoding MopE-related protein, which translates to MKTSRTCILIELPSLLFVVLGHASEAATLTVQSTPATGAVIQALPSSAGGTTNYVRTGVSGSVSLTAPATFNGADFVKWTVVGLEDFPSRYLQIAMIQNWTCIAVYETPSTCGSPCSLNITSPDGGEYFCAGNTVALEWSGTSTPGCPDVIIELYNGGAIAQLFNILANNGGYSCTLSQGLEPGDSYRFRILCYDCTSACSDWSNAFSVVAPPLVIQNPTDNAICNGQTHQLCADASGGHINNQWQKWTGSAWQDVGNTESCYSTSVAGTYRCKIWNSCGTVYTNSALLTVNSPPSITGQPQGTTICSGVTHQFCVTATGSGLSYEWQKDGINIPNATSSCYTANQAGSYRCVVSGSCTPPATSNSTMLTVNSPPTITGQPQGTTICSGVTHQFCVTATGSGLSYQWQKDGVAIQGATSSCYTANQAGSYRCVVSGSCTPPATSNSATLVVSTTANWYPDQDGDGFGSAIAHPMTTCIPPAGYVPNNQDCNDSNSSIHPGASESQCDGIDQDCVGGDLCPPCFSNGGDSDNDGVCTNIDNCPNTPNANQANCDSDAQGDACDNDDDNDGDPDITDCADCDPTRSHGTPEICSDAIDNDCDNLTDCADADCSGTGCVCQGGDSDGDDICNNNDNCPNTTNSDQVNCDHDSQGDVCDTDDDNDSTPDVNDCQPCNPNVHPGAFDVLCDNIDQDCSGADSCPPCFNSGGDVDNDGICNNNDNCPNTANPDQANFDNDAEGNVCDTDDDNDGTPDVNDCQPCNPNVHPGAFDVLCDNIDQDCSGADSCPPCFVQGGDSDRDEICDSMDNCPTIVNSLQADSDGDGSGDECDNDDDNDGDSDDVDCDDNNAAIRHGATEILCNGIDDNCDGGDSCRQDCAEGSQMCGTCGTCVTPAVIGMFGCMMGAKTQRRRRRNRDLNGPRMR; encoded by the coding sequence ATGAAGACTTCAAGAACATGTATCCTGATCGAACTTCCCAGTCTACTTTTCGTAGTCCTCGGCCACGCATCCGAGGCGGCGACTCTCACAGTGCAGAGTACCCCGGCTACGGGCGCGGTGATCCAGGCACTTCCATCATCCGCAGGCGGAACCACGAACTATGTCAGAACCGGAGTTTCCGGAAGCGTCTCGCTTACCGCGCCGGCCACCTTTAACGGAGCCGATTTCGTCAAATGGACTGTGGTTGGGCTCGAAGATTTTCCAAGCCGTTACCTCCAGATTGCGATGATCCAGAATTGGACGTGTATCGCGGTCTATGAGACGCCATCCACATGCGGCAGCCCTTGCAGCCTGAACATCACGAGTCCGGACGGCGGGGAGTACTTCTGCGCGGGAAACACGGTGGCCCTGGAGTGGAGCGGAACATCGACGCCGGGATGTCCAGACGTGATCATCGAGCTTTACAACGGTGGAGCCATCGCGCAGCTCTTCAACATCCTAGCCAACAACGGTGGCTACTCCTGCACGCTGTCCCAAGGCCTAGAACCTGGCGATAGTTACAGATTCCGTATTCTCTGTTATGACTGTACCAGCGCGTGTTCGGATTGGAGCAATGCGTTTTCGGTTGTCGCGCCACCACTGGTTATCCAGAATCCAACAGATAATGCGATCTGTAATGGACAAACTCATCAGCTCTGCGCCGACGCGTCCGGTGGCCACATTAATAATCAGTGGCAAAAATGGACGGGAAGCGCGTGGCAAGATGTCGGGAATACCGAATCGTGCTATTCAACAAGCGTCGCGGGCACGTACCGCTGCAAGATCTGGAACTCTTGTGGCACAGTCTATACCAACAGCGCCCTCCTAACGGTGAACTCGCCGCCATCGATCACTGGTCAACCACAAGGAACCACAATTTGTTCTGGTGTGACGCACCAGTTCTGTGTGACCGCCACCGGTAGCGGCTTGAGTTATGAGTGGCAGAAGGATGGAATCAACATCCCAAACGCCACGTCCTCCTGCTACACGGCCAACCAGGCCGGTTCCTATCGCTGCGTGGTGTCCGGAAGCTGTACACCGCCGGCGACAAGCAACAGCACCATGTTGACGGTGAACTCGCCGCCAACCATCACTGGTCAACCACAGGGAACTACAATTTGTTCTGGTGTGACGCACCAGTTCTGTGTGACCGCCACCGGTAGCGGCTTGAGTTATCAGTGGCAGAAGGATGGAGTCGCCATCCAAGGCGCCACGTCCTCGTGTTACACGGCCAATCAGGCCGGTTCCTATCGCTGCGTAGTGTCCGGAAGCTGTACACCGCCGGCGACAAGCAATAGCGCCACGTTGGTCGTCTCGACGACAGCGAATTGGTATCCCGATCAGGATGGCGATGGGTTTGGTAGCGCAATCGCGCATCCTATGACAACGTGCATACCGCCGGCTGGATATGTGCCCAACAATCAGGACTGCAACGATTCGAACAGCTCAATCCACCCCGGTGCAAGCGAATCTCAGTGCGACGGTATTGACCAAGATTGTGTGGGAGGCGATCTCTGTCCACCGTGCTTTAGTAACGGGGGGGACTCTGACAACGATGGTGTCTGCACCAACATTGACAACTGCCCGAATACGCCAAACGCTAATCAAGCCAACTGCGATAGCGATGCACAGGGAGACGCATGTGACAACGATGATGACAACGATGGTGACCCTGACATTACAGATTGTGCGGACTGTGACCCAACGCGGAGCCATGGCACGCCTGAAATTTGCTCCGACGCCATCGACAACGATTGTGACAACCTGACCGATTGCGCCGACGCTGATTGCAGCGGGACTGGTTGCGTGTGTCAAGGAGGCGATAGCGATGGAGACGATATTTGTAACAACAACGATAACTGCCCAAATACCACGAACTCAGACCAGGTTAATTGCGATCATGACTCACAGGGAGATGTCTGCGACACCGATGATGACAACGACAGCACTCCTGATGTGAATGACTGTCAACCCTGCAACCCTAATGTTCATCCGGGCGCGTTTGACGTGCTGTGCGATAATATTGACCAGGATTGCTCAGGAGCAGACTCATGTCCTCCCTGTTTCAATAGCGGAGGGGACGTGGACAATGACGGTATTTGTAACAATAACGATAACTGCCCCAACACCGCAAACCCGGACCAGGCCAATTTCGACAACGATGCCGAAGGGAATGTCTGCGACACCGATGATGACAACGACGGCACTCCTGATGTGAATGACTGTCAACCCTGCAACCCTAATGTTCATCCGGGCGCGTTTGACGTGCTGTGCGATAATATTGACCAGGATTGCTCAGGAGCAGACTCATGTCCTCCTTGCTTTGTGCAAGGCGGCGACAGTGACCGTGATGAGATTTGTGATTCCATGGATAACTGCCCCACCATTGTCAATTCACTGCAGGCTGATAGCGATGGCGATGGCAGCGGCGACGAATGCGACAACGACGACGATAATGACGGCGATTCCGATGACGTAGATTGCGACGATAATAATGCTGCCATCCGACACGGTGCAACCGAGATTCTGTGCAACGGCATCGACGACAACTGCGATGGAGGCGACAGTTGCAGACAAGATTGTGCGGAAGGATCTCAAATGTGCGGGACTTGCGGAACATGCGTTACACCAGCGGTAATTGGCATGTTTGGCTGCATGATGGGGGCAAAAACTCAGCGAAGGCGAAGAAGGAATCGTGATTTGAACGGGCCTCGCATGAGGTAA
- a CDS encoding LamG-like jellyroll fold domain-containing protein translates to MTQAFQGTHWILLRSFGEGQGNDLDEAIGVRLDRPLKVGCNYHVGFVAGTDRDATHQIGQWIAYLAMEAFPSDNAVRPPPGAGLGDGFPVAAEICLQMWAQCEGAILVPDQPYQYLFVRAAQGYHIVVDEVNLTQFDQRAEAAFNIVSTRCGPNGLYVDGSGSTGDIEWHYWEICEGVPGAFSGCWPPAGTPLRAGRPTAFEFPVNIRPCRSYQVKLAVIDRCCIEWKQSTMQITAPGVPPPANLEGWWTGDRNTLNFAKTDHNGTWEPTGAALYVPGKVNDAFSFSNSTVQVPDADELDFEPMSQVTIDAWIKTSPAGMQPIVHKLARNENAPCLCPCNGDQDGDGDVDQDDLNLFNYCLCLETNKIQRDNLTEVNCDINCDGVGPCMDQLDYLIMQCQFAAGWPDPACCIGGERGSIAPLGYEFFLDGNRLALTLADDICNEQTYYSASLQGLDASSWHHVAVTVNRNQANGGRFFFDGQPIATDSGAQSFNPTLVPGDLSNGSPLRIGAGNDPNTGFPANFFGNIDELELFRRALSSPEIAGLYAANNCGKCRYAAPCGVPKETAICVDKNFVDVRITICNYSADFAYFDVSVQGLAAGSSDGLCTASAPQVDLLFASPVFIEPGRCRSRTIRVFRPLDLIDVGDVACFSVKIRNESTGEVIECPGRIRGVPADYCPPPCSPCAKVGEGPGENFGRLHAMTGGTIGWELANTGQTTLVIPYRVSVETRGAQPPQSVVSLNGLPPSEPVLGTITISPGDSPSITAMVRFTQHLPTSLHHVTLEFDPSQKGSFEIMSSVIVYSFLPAAPCPESSDLNSDGEVDEMDLAIIQGAIGLDPADPKFNPMADLDSDGLVTLIDYQIWWACYQRFSGNSVGSDTIPVGPVDDLGDLDADGVPNEFDNCPNVTNPEQADEDGDGRGDSCDACPATHSLAQVDTAGCPLPVDVDPNCDGVVDHADIAPFIFAIMDPIGFVTAGTGCSLARVDANRDSFIDSRDIQPFVMALLAGT, encoded by the coding sequence GTGACGCAGGCATTCCAGGGAACACACTGGATTCTTTTGCGCAGCTTTGGGGAGGGCCAGGGCAACGATCTGGACGAAGCGATCGGGGTTCGGCTGGACCGACCCCTGAAGGTTGGGTGCAATTATCATGTCGGCTTCGTCGCTGGCACAGATCGCGACGCAACGCACCAGATTGGGCAGTGGATCGCCTACTTAGCCATGGAGGCTTTTCCTTCAGACAATGCGGTGCGGCCTCCGCCAGGCGCGGGGCTTGGCGATGGCTTCCCAGTTGCGGCAGAAATTTGCCTACAGATGTGGGCGCAGTGCGAGGGCGCTATTCTTGTTCCCGACCAACCCTATCAGTACCTGTTTGTACGGGCTGCTCAGGGCTACCACATCGTTGTCGATGAAGTAAACCTGACCCAATTCGACCAAAGGGCAGAAGCGGCATTCAACATTGTCTCCACCCGCTGCGGCCCGAATGGCCTTTACGTCGACGGATCGGGTAGCACGGGGGATATTGAGTGGCATTACTGGGAAATCTGTGAGGGCGTCCCAGGGGCGTTTTCAGGATGCTGGCCTCCAGCGGGCACACCACTGCGAGCTGGCCGGCCAACGGCATTTGAGTTTCCGGTCAATATCCGACCATGCCGTAGCTACCAGGTAAAGTTGGCCGTGATCGACCGGTGCTGCATCGAATGGAAACAGTCCACAATGCAGATCACCGCGCCTGGTGTTCCTCCGCCGGCGAACCTCGAGGGTTGGTGGACTGGCGACCGGAATACGTTGAATTTCGCAAAAACCGACCATAACGGTACTTGGGAACCAACTGGCGCGGCGCTATACGTGCCCGGTAAAGTAAACGATGCATTTTCGTTTTCGAACAGCACAGTACAAGTCCCAGATGCGGACGAACTTGATTTCGAACCCATGAGCCAAGTCACTATTGATGCGTGGATCAAGACTTCACCCGCCGGCATGCAACCCATTGTCCACAAGTTGGCCCGCAACGAAAATGCGCCCTGTCTCTGTCCTTGCAACGGTGATCAGGACGGCGACGGCGATGTTGACCAGGACGATCTCAATCTGTTTAATTATTGCTTGTGCCTCGAAACAAACAAAATTCAACGGGACAACTTAACGGAAGTGAATTGTGATATCAATTGTGACGGCGTTGGCCCCTGCATGGATCAATTAGACTACCTGATCATGCAGTGCCAATTCGCGGCCGGCTGGCCGGATCCTGCTTGCTGCATAGGTGGCGAAAGGGGCTCCATAGCTCCCCTTGGGTACGAATTCTTTCTCGACGGAAATCGCCTAGCACTAACACTTGCAGACGACATCTGTAACGAACAGACCTATTACTCCGCGTCTCTTCAGGGACTCGATGCATCGTCGTGGCATCATGTCGCGGTAACAGTTAACCGTAATCAGGCTAACGGCGGGCGGTTTTTTTTCGACGGCCAGCCTATCGCGACGGATTCCGGCGCGCAGTCCTTTAATCCCACGCTTGTACCTGGTGATCTTAGCAATGGGTCGCCTCTGCGCATTGGCGCTGGCAATGACCCCAATACGGGGTTTCCGGCCAATTTTTTCGGAAACATCGACGAACTTGAATTGTTCCGCCGAGCATTGTCGTCGCCGGAGATTGCCGGTCTCTATGCGGCGAATAATTGCGGAAAATGTAGATATGCTGCGCCCTGTGGCGTACCAAAGGAAACGGCGATCTGCGTGGACAAGAATTTTGTCGACGTGCGGATTACGATCTGCAACTATTCGGCCGACTTCGCTTACTTCGACGTGTCTGTTCAAGGTCTCGCCGCCGGTTCCTCTGATGGCTTATGTACAGCCAGCGCGCCGCAAGTCGACCTATTATTCGCGAGTCCTGTCTTTATCGAGCCAGGCCGCTGTCGCAGTCGCACGATTCGTGTCTTTCGGCCACTGGACCTGATCGATGTCGGAGATGTCGCGTGCTTTTCGGTAAAGATAAGGAATGAGAGCACAGGAGAAGTCATCGAGTGTCCAGGTAGAATCAGGGGCGTACCGGCGGATTACTGCCCGCCACCGTGTTCGCCCTGCGCTAAAGTCGGCGAGGGGCCAGGCGAAAACTTCGGCCGGCTCCACGCGATGACTGGGGGAACCATTGGGTGGGAATTGGCGAATACTGGTCAGACCACGCTTGTAATTCCGTATCGGGTTTCGGTTGAAACTCGGGGGGCCCAGCCGCCACAGAGCGTCGTGAGCTTGAATGGCCTGCCTCCCAGTGAGCCGGTATTAGGCACCATCACGATAAGCCCGGGGGATAGTCCGAGCATTACCGCGATGGTGAGGTTCACGCAGCACCTGCCCACCAGTCTGCACCATGTGACGCTCGAATTCGATCCTTCACAAAAGGGAAGCTTTGAGATCATGAGTTCGGTGATCGTCTATTCGTTTCTGCCAGCGGCGCCGTGTCCAGAATCTAGCGACCTGAATTCAGACGGTGAGGTCGACGAGATGGATTTAGCGATCATCCAGGGGGCGATCGGCCTCGACCCCGCTGATCCGAAGTTCAACCCAATGGCCGACCTCGACAGCGACGGCCTGGTTACGCTAATCGACTACCAGATTTGGTGGGCATGCTATCAGCGATTCAGCGGGAACTCTGTCGGCAGCGATACCATTCCGGTGGGTCCGGTGGACGATCTGGGCGATCTTGATGCGGATGGCGTTCCGAACGAATTCGATAACTGCCCGAACGTGACAAATCCTGAGCAAGCGGATGAAGATGGCGACGGGCGCGGGGACTCTTGCGATGCGTGTCCGGCGACGCATTCGCTCGCGCAGGTCGACACGGCGGGTTGCCCACTTCCAGTAGACGTGGATCCAAATTGCGATGGCGTTGTGGACCACGCGGATATCGCTCCGTTCATATTCGCAATAATGGATCCTATCGGTTTCGTGACCGCTGGAACGGGATGCAGCCTGGCTCGAGTCGATGCGAATCGTGACAGTTTCATTGATTCTCGAGATATACAGCCATTTGTCATGGCTCTGTTGGCGGGAACTTGA